In the Peptoclostridium acidaminophilum DSM 3953 genome, one interval contains:
- a CDS encoding nucleoside kinase, with the protein MAQIKVEILLEEKEYTSGATLLEVLENSEVPIKKPVLLAVVDNELKELTDCLEKSCKIKFLGLEDTDGMRTYMRSMSFIFIMACRDIIPSFKVSIDHTIGKGLYCRIAGSDHVSPEVVLKIEERMRELVEQDIPFEKIKTTTQEAINIFEKDGYIDKIELFKYRENPHVTIYKCADFSSYFYGYMVPSTGYLKTFMLKNCNGGIVIIGPDKDMPENVDKFEYKPKLAEVFKETQEWARIMDVDSVGELNGIIGNKEYPELIRTVEALHEKKIAKIADMIKCSPEKTRLVLISGPSSSGKTSFARRLLTQLRVNNINPVSISLDNYFVDREDTPLDDEGNYDFESINSIDLELFNEHIELLLSGAEVEMPHFNFKTGKREYIGDRFKIETDQPIIVEGIHALNRKLTSAIADTSKFKVYVSALTQLNLDEHNRIPTTDLRLIRRIVRDNHFRGNDALGTLRLWKSVRSGEENNIFPFQEEADIMFNSALVYELAVLKKYAQPLLGQITKEHEVYREAKRLLSFMQYFVPIEDELDIPPTSILREFIGGSRIVGM; encoded by the coding sequence GTGGCCCAAATAAAAGTCGAGATATTGCTTGAGGAAAAGGAATACACAAGCGGCGCAACATTGCTTGAAGTGCTTGAGAATTCGGAGGTGCCCATTAAAAAGCCTGTTTTGCTGGCGGTTGTTGACAACGAGCTCAAAGAGCTCACGGACTGTCTCGAGAAAAGCTGTAAGATAAAGTTTCTCGGGCTTGAAGACACAGATGGTATGAGGACGTATATGAGGAGCATGTCGTTTATATTTATAATGGCCTGCAGGGATATTATACCTTCATTCAAGGTGTCAATAGACCACACCATAGGCAAGGGGTTATATTGCAGAATTGCAGGCAGCGACCATGTAAGTCCCGAGGTTGTTTTGAAAATAGAGGAACGCATGAGGGAATTAGTTGAGCAGGATATTCCGTTTGAAAAAATAAAGACTACAACCCAAGAAGCCATAAATATATTTGAAAAGGACGGATATATCGACAAGATAGAGCTTTTCAAATACAGGGAGAATCCACATGTGACCATATATAAATGCGCAGATTTCAGCAGCTATTTCTATGGATACATGGTGCCTTCGACAGGATACCTGAAGACATTTATGCTTAAAAACTGCAATGGAGGGATTGTAATAATAGGCCCTGACAAAGATATGCCTGAAAATGTGGACAAATTTGAATATAAACCTAAGCTTGCCGAGGTATTCAAGGAGACTCAGGAATGGGCCCGAATAATGGATGTAGACAGCGTAGGCGAGCTCAATGGTATCATTGGAAATAAAGAATATCCAGAGCTCATTCGAACGGTTGAGGCGCTTCATGAAAAGAAAATCGCAAAGATAGCAGATATGATAAAGTGCAGCCCCGAGAAAACAAGGCTGGTTCTCATATCAGGTCCTTCGTCATCAGGGAAAACGAGCTTTGCGCGAAGACTTCTCACGCAGCTAAGGGTCAACAACATAAATCCGGTTTCGATATCACTTGACAATTATTTTGTGGACAGGGAGGACACGCCTCTTGACGATGAAGGAAACTATGACTTCGAATCGATAAACTCAATAGACCTGGAGCTTTTTAATGAGCACATCGAGCTGTTGCTTTCCGGAGCCGAGGTTGAAATGCCGCATTTTAATTTTAAAACCGGCAAGAGGGAGTACATAGGTGACAGATTCAAGATTGAAACTGATCAGCCCATAATAGTAGAAGGCATACACGCTCTCAATAGAAAGCTGACAAGCGCCATAGCTGATACGAGTAAATTCAAGGTGTATGTGAGCGCGCTAACTCAGCTGAATCTTGACGAACATAATAGAATTCCCACAACGGACCTTAGGCTTATAAGGCGTATTGTAAGGGATAATCACTTCAGAGGGAATGACGCACTAGGCACACTCAGACTATGGAAGTCGGTAAGGAGCGGCGAGGAAAACAACATATTTCCTTTCCAGGAGGAAGCAGATATAATGTTCAATTCTGCTTTGGTATATGAACTGGCTGTGCTGAAAAAATATGCACAGCCGCTGCTTGGCCAAATAACAAAAGAACACGAGGTTTACAGGGAGGCTAAGCGA
- the lepB gene encoding signal peptidase I produces MSDLKKEVIDWIKTIAISLIIAFVITSFVRPTLVKGFSMFPTLEENDYLIINRIAYNGEYPSRGDIVVFKSDLLQENGKKKDLVKRIIAVPGDRIIVAQGQVYLNGTLLEEGYINGDYTDGSVDIEVPAGYVFAMGDNRPNSMDSRDSRVGVVPVDHIIGKVVVRLFPFDKINTF; encoded by the coding sequence ATGAGTGATTTGAAAAAGGAAGTTATAGACTGGATTAAGACAATAGCCATATCACTGATTATAGCGTTTGTAATAACATCGTTCGTAAGGCCTACGCTTGTTAAGGGGTTTTCAATGTTCCCAACGCTTGAAGAAAATGACTATCTGATTATAAACCGGATAGCCTACAACGGTGAATATCCTAGCAGGGGAGACATTGTCGTATTCAAGTCGGACCTTCTTCAGGAAAACGGAAAGAAAAAAGATCTTGTAAAAAGGATTATCGCAGTTCCGGGGGACCGGATAATAGTGGCGCAGGGTCAAGTGTACCTAAATGGAACGTTGCTTGAAGAGGGCTACATCAACGGAGACTACACAGACGGAAGTGTGGACATAGAAGTTCCGGCAGGCTATGTGTTTGCAATGGGGGACAACAGGCCAAACAGCATGGACAGCAGGGACTCCAGGGTTGGTGTTGTGCCTGTAGACCACATAATAGGCAAGGTTGTGGTAAGGCTTTTCCCATTCGACAAGATCAACACTTTTTAG
- a CDS encoding sugar phosphate isomerase/epimerase family protein — protein MRLGISAFAGDIERAVGTCLENGLNHIEVGIDDIGDWEFVKRQNNHVMSAGISLGVHLPMELNPCERVNEVRACWERFVLSNVEIGRKFNVRYYNMHMGYALERLAGSRREILLENACVFLGGVLRKLDGEMITLENSYTKGGDMVNLGTRVSDFKRVFESFSLGNMGFCFDTGHNLICSDEYVESFSRITKVVHLSGNDGVRDLHLGISSEHGIGDKLLADLLKLKETEYYVLEMDSAHYKSSISRISELTGIQFEAE, from the coding sequence ATGAGACTGGGTATAAGCGCATTTGCGGGTGATATTGAAAGGGCTGTGGGAACTTGCCTGGAAAACGGCTTGAACCATATTGAAGTTGGAATTGACGATATCGGAGACTGGGAATTTGTAAAGCGGCAAAACAATCATGTAATGAGCGCCGGCATATCGCTGGGAGTCCACCTGCCAATGGAGCTCAACCCTTGCGAGAGGGTGAACGAAGTGCGAGCGTGCTGGGAGCGCTTTGTATTGTCGAATGTAGAGATAGGTCGCAAATTCAACGTCAGATACTACAATATGCACATGGGATATGCGCTTGAGAGGCTAGCCGGGAGCCGTAGGGAGATTTTGCTTGAAAATGCATGTGTTTTTCTGGGCGGAGTTTTAAGGAAGCTCGATGGCGAGATGATCACTCTCGAAAATTCATATACAAAGGGTGGAGACATGGTCAACCTGGGCACAAGGGTGTCCGACTTCAAACGTGTTTTCGAGTCCTTTAGCTTGGGAAACATGGGATTTTGTTTTGATACGGGACATAATCTAATATGCAGTGACGAATATGTGGAAAGCTTTAGCCGAATAACAAAAGTTGTCCATCTCAGCGGAAACGATGGAGTCAGGGATCTACACCTGGGCATTTCAAGCGAGCATGGCATTGGCGACAAGCTGCTTGCGGATTTGCTGAAGCTGAAGGAGACTGAATATTATGTGCTTGAAATGGATAGTGCGCATTACAAATCCAGCATCTCCAGGATAAGTGAATTAACGGGAATACAGTTCGAGGCGGAGTGA